The DNA window CAGTgcgatgttgttgttgttgttgttctgagcAGCAGATGTGCAGCTCATCCGCCGGGGAGGTTGCCGTTCAGATCGTTCCTCACCCGCGGATTCCAGACGTGCTGCTCCTTCCCGTCGACGGCCCGAGGTATGTGAGGAATGCTGGAGCCACGTCAGACCAATCTGCTCTACGGAGAGAGAGAATAGAAGGAATAAAATACAGTAGcagcacaataataataataataataataatacgtcCAGTGGGGGTTAATTCTCCACGCATGGCACCACGTGCTGTGTCTCCAGAACGCTGCCGCGGTACGAGGTTGTCCAGAGAGACGCAGACGTAAACTAATGTGTCTTCCCTTCCGTCCCGTGTGCCTCAGACCCGTGAAGCAGCTCAGCTCAGAGGTGGTGGTCGGCGCTCAGTGCGGCAGCGCCGTGCTTCGAGGCGCCCACGTCTTCGCCCCGGGGATCGTGGCCAGCCCAAAGTGTGAGACCCTCGAGGGACAGATGCCGTTAAAGTCAACGGGAAACTCATATTTACGAACCGTGTCGATTTGTGCCCATCGAGCGTGAAAACCACCCGTGCGTTTGCTTAACCCTCAGACATGAAGGCCGGGGACGCCGTGTCCGTCCTCTCTGACTCGGAGGGGCGGTGCACCCGAGGAGCCACGAGCTTCCAGGGGAACCGAGTGTTTGTGGGAAACGGAGTCGCTCAAATGGACCGCTCGGCCATCTTCTGCACGGAAGAACCTGTCAAGTAAGGACAAGACatattttattgtcttcttGGACCCCGTACAGGAGGATATTTCACATGGTTTAAGGACAAAGTACTTGCATATACTGCCACCAGCCAACAAGTAATCACCGTCATCATAATAGGTTAATAtcataatattaataaataaatcaaacatagTCACTGTCATCTATTATCTTAGAGGAGTAGGCGTTCGGATGGTGGAGCCACTTTACCAGAGTCCTTCCTTCGATGGAGTTCTGCCCGACATGGCATTCCTGCAGGTATTGATCTCATTAGAATATGTGAGTGAGCTACGATGATTATCAACGTCCTTAAAGTTTACGATAAGAAAGCAGAACAGAGGGATGCGCTGCTTTTCACGTTGTGCAGAACCTTCCCTCTGTAGTTGTGGGACACGTCCTCGGGCCCCGTCCTGGGGAACGGATCCTGGATATGTGCGCTGCCCCCGGAGGGAAGACCTGCCACATCGCTGCGCTCATGAGGGATCAGGTACAAGCTGCAGATGCAAGCTTCAAATTGTAACTGAAtccaacattttttaaatgattgattaATTTCTGTACCTATACAGGATAATTGGATATTTATACGGTTTCTTAAGCCTTATTTGGTCTGTCTCACACAGGGCGAGGTTGTTGCTCTGGACAAGATCCGAAATAAGATCGGTCGAATCCGTCAAAATGCCCAAATGTTGCGCTTACGTTCGATCAAAGTTTATTGCTTTGACAGCACCCGAGCTGTGAGCAGCGACCCGACAGCGGGAGCCGAAGGTACGGAGCCACACGACGTACACAGACAAACcgataacaataacaatacgtGGAAATATTACTTGTGTTGTGTGTCACCAATTCCAGGACCTCCCTTCCCACCCGAGAGCTTTGACCGGGTCCTTCTGGACGCCCCGTGCAGTGGACTGGGACAGAGACCCAACATGTCCTGCACCTGGAGCCTCAAGGAGATCTGCTCCTACCAGCCGCTGCAGCGCAAGTTGTTCCAGGCTGTAAGTGTGACCGAACACAGAGGAGAGTAGCTCAGGTCGACCAGTAGATGGCGCTGTTGGATTTATATTACACCGCTGTCTTATTGGACCGGTTTCAATGGCGTTTTGGGGGTAAATTACAGGTCAAGATGATAGCTACTCAGTCAGTCCGTCATCTTCTctatgagagggggggggtcccgcaTTTCATTCATCTCATGACGTGTAGCCGCCACAGCGTTTGTCTCCTTGAGGTTATTCAGCACAAAGACAGATGAGGTGCCGGGAGAAGCGCCGACCTGCGGATTTAAAGTTGTCGCTGTGTTGCAGGCGGTGGGGCTGTTGAAGAAAGGCGGGGTTCTCGTGTACAGCACTTGCACGGTGACTCTATCGGAGAACGAGGAGCAGATAGCCTGGGCCCTCGAGACCTTCCCCTGCCTCATGCTTCAGcctcaggtaaaaaaaaacatccccaaaAAACACCGGACAGACTCACAAATACGGAGAGGGATGTTCGGAGACCTCACCAAAAACGCACGCTGTCGTCTGCAGGAGCCTCACATCGGGGCAGAGGGCATGCTGGGAGCCGGCCTGTCGCCCGAGCGGCTGCGCCTCCTCCAGAGGTTCAGTCCCGAGCTCACCTGGGACCAGACGGcggcccccctcccctgcaGAGCCGACGGGGACACCATCGGCTTTTTCATCGCCAAGTTCCTGAAAAACTGAGCTGCAGGGCATCTTTTCTCCCTGAGCAACCCCCCtccaccaaacccccccccccctctacgcACACCAGGAGGGCAGAACAGTGTTTATGTTACAGCGCCGCGCGCGCTTCGACGGGGCGGCGCTCAGCGAGACGCTCGCTGCGTTGTTTACAGCATCTGCCTCTTAACAGCTGCTCTCTGGAACTGCGGGCCATGTAGGGATGAGTTTTATAAACACCatgggcagaggggggggggttggcaaaTGCAGCCAGCCTGCATCGCCATGACAACGATGACGACACAGCTGCCATGGTGGCGGCGGATTGGCCGGATGTGTCGGAGCAGGAAGCAGCGTGGAGGTGTGTTTTCGTACCTCCGTG is part of the Gasterosteus aculeatus chromosome 21, fGasAcu3.hap1.1, whole genome shotgun sequence genome and encodes:
- the nsun6 gene encoding tRNA (cytosine(72)-C(5))-methyltransferase NSUN6 isoform X1, which gives rise to MCEITLLMVQQIEEMSTFPRISLKPEVADHLRSVFLNKEVLAAVGHQVAESRFQKLLTCLSHPPSHTCIRASTHLAPLEEIRHKLAEELEKQMCSSSAGEVAVQIVPHPRIPDVLLLPVDGPRPVKQLSSEVVVGAQCGSAVLRGAHVFAPGIVASPKYMKAGDAVSVLSDSEGRCTRGATSFQGNRVFVGNGVAQMDRSAIFCTEEPVKGVGVRMVEPLYQSPSFDGVLPDMAFLQNLPSVVVGHVLGPRPGERILDMCAAPGGKTCHIAALMRDQGEVVALDKIRNKIGRIRQNAQMLRLRSIKVYCFDSTRAVSSDPTAGAEGPPFPPESFDRVLLDAPCSGLGQRPNMSCTWSLKEICSYQPLQRKLFQAAVGLLKKGGVLVYSTCTVTLSENEEQIAWALETFPCLMLQPQEPHIGAEGMLGAGLSPERLRLLQRFSPELTWDQTAAPLPCRADGDTIGFFIAKFLKN
- the nsun6 gene encoding tRNA (cytosine(72)-C(5))-methyltransferase NSUN6 isoform X3, which produces MCEITLLMVQQIEEMSTFPRISLKPEVADHLRSVFLNKEVLAAVGHQVAESRFQKLLTCLSHPPSHTCIRASTHLAPLEEIRHKLAEELEKMCSSSAGEVAVQIVPHPRIPDVLLLPVDGPRPVKQLSSEVVVGAQCGSAVLRGAHVFAPGIVASPKYMKAGDAVSVLSDSEGRCTRGATSFQGNRVFVGNGVAQMDRSAIFCTEEPVKGVGVRMVEPLYQSPSFDGVLPDMAFLQNLPSVVVGHVLGPRPGERILDMCAAPGGKTCHIAALMRDQGEVVALDKIRNKIGRIRQNAQMLRLRSIKVYCFDSTRAVSSDPTAGAEGPPFPPESFDRVLLDAPCSGLGQRPNMSCTWSLKEICSYQPLQRKLFQAAVGLLKKGGVLVYSTCTVTLSENEEQIAWALETFPCLMLQPQEPHIGAEGMLGAGLSPERLRLLQRFSPELTWDQTAAPLPCRADGDTIGFFIAKFLKN
- the nsun6 gene encoding tRNA (cytosine(72)-C(5))-methyltransferase NSUN6 isoform X2; translated protein: MDHIEEMSTFPRISLKPEVADHLRSVFLNKEVLAAVGHQVAESRFQKLLTCLSHPPSHTCIRASTHLAPLEEIRHKLAEELEKQMCSSSAGEVAVQIVPHPRIPDVLLLPVDGPRPVKQLSSEVVVGAQCGSAVLRGAHVFAPGIVASPKYMKAGDAVSVLSDSEGRCTRGATSFQGNRVFVGNGVAQMDRSAIFCTEEPVKGVGVRMVEPLYQSPSFDGVLPDMAFLQNLPSVVVGHVLGPRPGERILDMCAAPGGKTCHIAALMRDQGEVVALDKIRNKIGRIRQNAQMLRLRSIKVYCFDSTRAVSSDPTAGAEGPPFPPESFDRVLLDAPCSGLGQRPNMSCTWSLKEICSYQPLQRKLFQAAVGLLKKGGVLVYSTCTVTLSENEEQIAWALETFPCLMLQPQEPHIGAEGMLGAGLSPERLRLLQRFSPELTWDQTAAPLPCRADGDTIGFFIAKFLKN
- the nsun6 gene encoding tRNA (cytosine(72)-C(5))-methyltransferase NSUN6 isoform X4 encodes the protein MSTFPRISLKPEVADHLRSVFLNKEVLAAVGHQVAESRFQKLLTCLSHPPSHTCIRASTHLAPLEEIRHKLAEELEKQMCSSSAGEVAVQIVPHPRIPDVLLLPVDGPRPVKQLSSEVVVGAQCGSAVLRGAHVFAPGIVASPKYMKAGDAVSVLSDSEGRCTRGATSFQGNRVFVGNGVAQMDRSAIFCTEEPVKGVGVRMVEPLYQSPSFDGVLPDMAFLQNLPSVVVGHVLGPRPGERILDMCAAPGGKTCHIAALMRDQGEVVALDKIRNKIGRIRQNAQMLRLRSIKVYCFDSTRAVSSDPTAGAEGPPFPPESFDRVLLDAPCSGLGQRPNMSCTWSLKEICSYQPLQRKLFQAAVGLLKKGGVLVYSTCTVTLSENEEQIAWALETFPCLMLQPQEPHIGAEGMLGAGLSPERLRLLQRFSPELTWDQTAAPLPCRADGDTIGFFIAKFLKN